Proteins co-encoded in one Schistocerca cancellata isolate TAMUIC-IGC-003103 chromosome 5, iqSchCanc2.1, whole genome shotgun sequence genomic window:
- the LOC126188266 gene encoding uncharacterized protein LOC126188266, with protein MKPLPLTALVVTLLAAVSVAEDASSIDVSNMVSLTTEKPTGPEKMPGEWVERTMWKMRWVREWRQKMIWVPVWKKVWGPMHIREWVPMPRAPPQMAVSWKQLHNVNAEDAEVGDNAVYDQQPQQQQQVPTKRSLPRPVLVARTGK; from the exons GCTTTGGTCGTCACTTTACTGGCGGCGGTGAGTGTAGCGGAAGATGCGTCTTCAATTGACGTCAG CAATATGGTGAGCCTAACTACGGAGAAGCCCACAGGCCCGGAGAAAATGCCTGGCGAGTGGGTGGAGCGCACCATGTGGAAGATGCGCTGGGTGCGCGAGTGGCGCCAGAAGATGATCTGGGTGCCGGTCTGGAAGAAGGTGTGGGGCCCGATGCACATCCGCGAGTGGGTGCCCATGCCGCGCGCGCCGCCGCAGATGGCCGTCTCCTGGAAGCAGCTGCACAACGTCAACGCCGAAGACGCGGAGGTCGGCGACAACGCCGTCTACGaccagcagccgcagcagcagcagcaggtgccgACCAAGAGGTCGCTACCCAGGCCCGTACTCGTCGCCAGGACCGGCAAGTGA